One Mycolicibacterium goodii genomic region harbors:
- a CDS encoding amidohydrolase — protein sequence MVDVALRRRGSADRIFTNAAVFRAGGAEPADTVAVRDGTIVSVSRGVDRDMIGNRTDITDLGGASLLPGFVDAHAHPVAAGMAALRCDLSGLPHRREAYLAAVADYARNHPDEAVITGAGWYGDAFADGFPTRQDIDSVVADRPVILTSHDYHGAWVNTCALESAGIDVRTVDPTGGRIIRDHDGFPTGVLLDRAGDAVNALIPEVTPQFMRRALIEAQRRLHSVGVTGWQDAAVGAEFFGLKDNFATYVDADEAGELTARVVGALWWQAEQGVEQLGDLCARRDRTGHSRFTATMVKVMQDGICENCTAAMLAPYRAVGGHDIPSGQSFIDPQDLKKATAVLAAERFGIHMHAVGDRAVRECLDALEYAISQNPTFDGRHQIAHLDVVDPQDIPRFGQLGVIANIQALWARRDKEIVERKLPLLGPDREPWHFPFASLQRHGATLAMGSDWPVTDPNPLWAIHTAVHRTGTRADPHAIGDDVFDIPLQPQEAITLPSALQAYTAGSAYANGQDRTGRIADGMLADLVVLDRNVLAADDIGAVRPVETIVGGRTVYRAA from the coding sequence ATGGTCGATGTCGCGCTTCGCCGGCGTGGGTCTGCCGACCGCATCTTCACCAACGCCGCGGTATTCCGGGCGGGCGGAGCCGAGCCCGCCGACACCGTCGCCGTCCGCGACGGCACCATCGTGAGTGTGTCCCGTGGTGTCGACCGCGACATGATCGGAAACCGCACCGACATCACCGATCTCGGCGGGGCCAGCCTGCTGCCGGGCTTCGTCGACGCGCATGCACATCCGGTTGCCGCCGGCATGGCGGCGCTGCGCTGCGACCTGTCGGGTCTGCCCCATCGCCGCGAGGCCTACCTCGCAGCGGTCGCCGACTACGCCAGGAACCATCCGGACGAGGCCGTGATCACCGGCGCGGGCTGGTACGGCGACGCGTTTGCCGACGGCTTTCCCACGCGCCAGGACATCGATTCGGTCGTCGCCGACCGGCCGGTGATCCTGACCAGCCACGACTACCACGGCGCCTGGGTCAACACCTGCGCGCTCGAATCGGCCGGAATCGATGTCCGCACCGTCGATCCAACCGGCGGAAGGATCATCCGCGACCATGACGGTTTCCCCACCGGGGTGCTCCTGGACCGCGCAGGCGACGCCGTCAACGCCCTGATCCCGGAGGTCACACCGCAGTTCATGCGCCGCGCGCTCATCGAGGCGCAGCGGCGACTGCATTCGGTCGGCGTCACCGGATGGCAGGACGCCGCGGTGGGCGCGGAGTTCTTCGGGCTCAAGGACAACTTCGCCACCTACGTCGACGCTGACGAGGCGGGCGAGCTGACCGCGCGGGTGGTCGGCGCGCTGTGGTGGCAGGCCGAACAGGGCGTCGAGCAACTCGGCGACCTGTGTGCCCGCCGGGATCGCACCGGTCACTCGCGGTTCACGGCCACCATGGTCAAGGTCATGCAGGACGGCATCTGCGAGAACTGCACGGCCGCGATGCTCGCACCGTACCGGGCCGTGGGCGGGCACGACATCCCGAGCGGTCAGTCCTTCATCGACCCGCAGGACCTGAAAAAGGCCACCGCCGTGCTGGCGGCCGAACGGTTCGGCATCCATATGCACGCCGTCGGCGACCGTGCGGTGCGCGAGTGTCTCGACGCGCTCGAATACGCGATATCCCAGAACCCGACGTTCGACGGCCGCCACCAGATCGCCCACCTCGATGTGGTCGACCCGCAGGACATCCCTCGGTTCGGACAGCTCGGGGTGATCGCCAACATTCAGGCCCTCTGGGCGCGACGGGACAAGGAGATCGTCGAACGTAAGCTGCCGCTGCTCGGGCCGGATCGGGAACCTTGGCATTTTCCGTTCGCATCGCTCCAGCGACACGGCGCCACGCTGGCCATGGGCAGCGACTGGCCGGTCACCGATCCGAATCCGCTCTGGGCCATCCACACCGCCGTGCACCGCACCGGCACGCGCGCCGACCCCCACGCGATCGGCGACGACGTCTTCGACATACCCCTGCAACCGCAGGAAGCCATCACCCTTCCGTCGGCGCTTCAGGCGTACACCGCCGGATCGGCGTACGCCAACGGCCAGGACCGCACCGGACGCATCGCCGATGGCATGCTGGCCGACCTCGTCGTCCTCGACCGGAACGTTCTCGCCGCTGACGACATCGGGGCAGTGCGCCCGGTGGAGACCATTGTCGGCGGCCGGACCGTCTATCGCGCGGCATGA
- a CDS encoding adenosine deaminase, with the protein MSTPLSLEKITHAPKALLHDHLDGGLRPATVLDLAGQVSYDDLPATDVDDLATFFRTAAHSGSLERYLEPFAHTVAVMQTPEALHRVAFECVEDLAADNVVYAEVRFAPELHIDQGLSLDDVVDAVLAGFADGEKACSAAGRTIVVRCLVTAMRHAARSREIAELAIRFRDKGVVGFDIAGAEAGYPPSRHLDAFEYMRSNNARFTIHAGEAFGLPSIHEAIAFCGADRLGHGVRIVDDITELADGTQQLGRLAALLRDKRIPLEMCPSSNVQTGAVASIAEHPFDRLARLRFRVTVNTDNRLMSDTTMSQEMHRLVEAFGYGWSDLERFTINAMKSAFIPFDQRLAIIDEVIKPRYAVLVG; encoded by the coding sequence ATGAGTACGCCGCTGAGTTTGGAGAAGATCACACACGCCCCCAAGGCCCTGCTGCATGACCATCTCGACGGCGGGCTTCGCCCGGCCACAGTGCTCGATCTGGCCGGACAGGTGAGCTATGACGACCTGCCCGCCACCGATGTCGACGATTTGGCGACGTTCTTCCGCACGGCCGCCCACAGCGGTTCGTTGGAGCGCTACCTGGAGCCGTTCGCGCACACCGTCGCGGTCATGCAAACACCTGAGGCGCTTCATCGGGTCGCCTTCGAATGTGTCGAAGACCTCGCCGCCGACAACGTCGTGTACGCCGAGGTCCGGTTCGCACCGGAGTTGCACATCGACCAGGGCCTGTCACTCGACGATGTGGTCGACGCGGTCCTGGCCGGGTTCGCCGACGGCGAGAAGGCGTGCTCCGCAGCGGGCCGCACGATCGTCGTGCGCTGTCTGGTGACGGCGATGCGCCATGCCGCGCGGTCACGGGAGATCGCGGAACTGGCGATCCGGTTCCGGGACAAGGGCGTGGTGGGCTTCGATATCGCCGGTGCCGAGGCCGGTTACCCGCCGTCGCGCCATCTCGACGCGTTCGAGTACATGCGCAGCAACAACGCCCGCTTCACCATCCACGCCGGGGAGGCGTTCGGGCTGCCCTCGATCCATGAGGCCATCGCGTTCTGCGGCGCCGACCGGCTCGGCCACGGGGTGCGCATCGTCGACGACATCACCGAGCTCGCCGACGGCACGCAGCAGCTCGGCAGATTGGCAGCCCTGCTGCGGGACAAGAGGATTCCGCTGGAGATGTGCCCGAGCAGCAACGTGCAGACCGGTGCGGTCGCAAGCATCGCCGAGCATCCGTTCGACCGGCTGGCGCGCCTGCGGTTCCGGGTCACGGTCAACACCGACAACCGGTTGATGAGTGACACGACCATGAGCCAGGAGATGCATCGCCTGGTCGAGGCGTTCGGCTACGGCTGGTCGGACCTGGAGCGGTTCACCATCAACGCGATGAAGTCCGCGTTCATCCCGTTCGACCAACGCCTCGCGATCATCGACGAGGTGATCAAGCCCCGGTACGCGGTCCTCGTCGGCTGA
- a CDS encoding cytidine deaminase encodes MNTDVDWNALRSKAIEVSRHAYAPYSRFSVGAAALVDDARIITGCNVENVSYGLGLCAECAVVCALHSGGGGRLLALSCVGPDGGVLMPCGRCRQVLLEHGGPELLVDHPQGPRPLRELLPDAFGPDDLGRR; translated from the coding sequence ATGAACACGGATGTTGATTGGAATGCACTGCGCAGCAAGGCTATTGAGGTCTCTCGGCACGCATATGCGCCGTATTCGCGGTTTTCGGTCGGTGCGGCGGCGCTGGTGGACGACGCCCGGATCATCACCGGATGCAATGTGGAGAATGTCTCATATGGTCTAGGTCTCTGTGCCGAGTGCGCTGTGGTCTGTGCCCTCCATTCCGGGGGCGGCGGACGCCTCCTCGCGCTGTCCTGTGTTGGCCCCGACGGTGGTGTTCTGATGCCGTGCGGACGCTGCCGTCAGGTGTTGCTCGAACACGGCGGACCGGAGTTGCTCGTCGATCATCCGCAGGGGCCACGACCGCTGCGTGAACTGCTTCCCGATGCGTTCGGGCCGGATGATCTCGGGCGACGCTAA
- a CDS encoding thymidine phosphorylase, which yields MLSDTAIDWVVDAYTHGRVAEEQMSALLMAIFLRGMTPAEIIRWTAAMIASGERFDFTDLRRDGRPLALVDKHSTGGVGDKITIPLVPVVVACGGAVPQASGRGLGHTGGTLDKLESIAGFSAELSKAQIRRQLRDVGAAIFAAGELAPADRKIYALRDITSTVDSLPLIASSIMSKKLAEGARALVLDVKVGRGAFLKTEPESRDLARTMVELGNANGVRTRAVLTDMNRPLGRAVGNAVEVAESLEVLSGGGPDDVVALTLALATEMLDAAGIDGVDPADTLRDGSAMDRFRAMVAAQGGDLSRPLPVGSACETVTAPRGGVMGDVDAMGVAMAAWRLGAGRAQPGEPVQFGAGVRIHRKPGEPVSAGETLFSLYTDTPDRFPAALAELDGAWAVGETAPADLPLVIDRIG from the coding sequence GTGCTGTCCGACACGGCGATCGACTGGGTGGTCGACGCGTACACCCACGGGCGGGTCGCCGAGGAACAGATGTCCGCGCTGCTGATGGCCATCTTCCTGCGGGGCATGACACCGGCCGAGATCATCCGGTGGACAGCGGCCATGATCGCGTCGGGGGAGCGCTTCGACTTCACCGACCTCCGGCGGGACGGCAGGCCACTTGCCCTGGTGGACAAGCACTCCACCGGAGGCGTGGGCGACAAGATCACGATTCCGCTGGTTCCGGTGGTCGTGGCGTGCGGTGGGGCCGTTCCGCAGGCCTCCGGCCGCGGGCTCGGCCACACCGGAGGCACCCTGGACAAGCTCGAGTCGATCGCCGGATTCTCGGCCGAGTTGTCGAAAGCTCAGATCCGCCGGCAACTTCGCGATGTCGGCGCGGCGATCTTCGCCGCAGGCGAGCTCGCGCCCGCCGACCGGAAGATCTACGCGCTGCGCGATATCACCTCGACGGTCGACTCGCTGCCGCTCATCGCCAGCTCGATCATGAGCAAGAAGCTGGCCGAGGGTGCGCGCGCGCTTGTGCTCGACGTCAAGGTGGGCCGCGGGGCGTTCCTCAAGACCGAACCTGAGTCACGCGACCTCGCCCGCACGATGGTCGAGCTCGGAAACGCCAACGGCGTGCGGACGCGCGCTGTGCTCACCGATATGAACCGACCGCTCGGGCGCGCTGTCGGCAACGCGGTGGAGGTGGCCGAGTCACTGGAGGTGTTGTCCGGCGGAGGACCGGACGACGTCGTCGCCCTCACGCTGGCGCTGGCCACTGAGATGCTCGACGCTGCCGGGATCGACGGGGTGGACCCCGCGGACACGTTGCGCGACGGTTCGGCCATGGACCGGTTCCGCGCGATGGTCGCCGCTCAGGGTGGTGACCTGAGCCGGCCCCTTCCTGTCGGATCGGCGTGCGAGACCGTCACCGCGCCGCGCGGCGGTGTCATGGGTGATGTCGACGCCATGGGGGTGGCGATGGCCGCGTGGCGACTCGGCGCCGGACGGGCCCAGCCGGGTGAGCCGGTGCAATTCGGTGCCGGGGTCCGTATTCATCGCAAACCGGGCGAGCCGGTGTCCGCAGGCGAGACACTGTTCAGTCTCTACACCGACACCCCGGACCGGTTTCCGGCCGCGCTCGCCGAACTCGACGGCGCGTGGGCCGTCGGCGAAACCGCGCCCGCGGACCTGCCGCTGGTGATCGACCGGATCGGCTAG
- a CDS encoding TetR/AcrR family transcriptional regulator, with protein MTRARPALGRDTIRAVAWRIAEAEGLPEVTCRRIARELGTGPASLYRHITDRQQVLNMLAEDLAGGYPLVEVAGPPMAGLIRQWLAMRDYLVAHPWGVHLIADGQHTVSSARPVADRCMALLRDLGLDETAAHRGYRALWRLLIGHLLSRHPFGHLHGAPPEDDDFEWAMRALLSGLVTESRK; from the coding sequence GTGACCCGCGCCCGCCCTGCGCTGGGCAGGGACACGATCAGGGCGGTGGCCTGGCGGATCGCCGAGGCGGAAGGCCTGCCGGAGGTGACGTGCCGCCGGATCGCCCGCGAGCTGGGCACCGGTCCGGCCTCGCTGTACCGGCACATCACCGACCGGCAGCAGGTGCTGAACATGCTCGCCGAGGACCTGGCCGGAGGCTATCCGTTGGTGGAGGTCGCGGGACCTCCGATGGCGGGACTGATCCGGCAATGGCTGGCGATGCGGGACTACCTCGTCGCCCATCCCTGGGGCGTGCACCTCATTGCCGACGGTCAGCACACCGTGTCGTCGGCGCGACCGGTGGCCGATCGGTGCATGGCGCTGCTGCGCGATCTCGGTCTGGACGAGACGGCCGCGCACCGCGGCTACCGCGCGCTGTGGCGACTCTTGATCGGCCACCTGCTCAGCCGTCACCCGTTCGGGCATCTGCACGGCGCGCCGCCGGAGGACGACGACTTCGAATGGGCGATGCGCGCACTGCTGTCGGGCCTTGTCACCGAGTCGAGAAAGTAG
- the sdhC gene encoding succinate dehydrogenase, cytochrome b556 subunit — protein MSTQTEVPAPQPKKTRRRTLYRGDPGMWSWVLHRITGATIFFFLFVHVLDTALVRVSPQAYNAVIETYKTPIVGLMEIGLVAAVLFHALNGIRVILIDFWAQGPRYQRQMLAVIAGLFAVIFIAAVGVIGMHMVERFL, from the coding sequence ATGAGTACGCAGACGGAGGTACCGGCTCCGCAACCCAAGAAGACACGCCGGCGCACCCTTTATCGCGGTGATCCGGGGATGTGGTCATGGGTTTTGCACCGCATTACCGGTGCCACGATTTTCTTTTTCCTTTTTGTCCATGTTCTTGACACCGCCCTGGTCCGCGTGAGCCCCCAGGCCTACAACGCGGTCATCGAGACGTACAAGACCCCGATCGTCGGCCTGATGGAGATCGGCCTGGTCGCCGCCGTGCTGTTCCACGCACTCAACGGCATCCGCGTCATTCTCATCGACTTCTGGGCTCAGGGCCCGCGTTATCAGCGGCAGATGCTGGCTGTCATCGCCGGCCTCTTCGCGGTGATCTTCATCGCAGCAGTGGGAGTTATCGGTATGCACATGGTGGAGCGGTTCCTGTGA
- a CDS encoding MFS transporter, which translates to MRDALPAERVHVGIALASGLVTGTAGLGLLIGGLVVDHGSWRWLFVIGAALVISALAMTARWIPERGARHPGRLDFAGMTLMAAGLIAALLAITQGPAWGWRSASVAGLFAAALLFLAAFAVVESRVAHPLVDPSLLTERPLAAAHLGALLLGVNQFAVYVLVPKLAELPQSGGPGFGLSVTGAALVLLPGTLLTVPASWATPWLGRRIGVRGPLVAGLAFAAIGTTLLALLHHTVWQAVLNYAIASAGWGLAMASLPRMVNAACPTAQSGSANGVNTVARTVGGAVGGQLAAALLASSAVSATGLPTGNGFSTAFFVAAGIAAVGASAVTLPIFRNPPDTRSRCTA; encoded by the coding sequence ATGCGAGACGCACTCCCGGCCGAGCGCGTCCACGTCGGTATCGCCCTGGCTTCCGGACTCGTGACCGGCACCGCCGGACTGGGTCTGCTGATCGGTGGACTCGTCGTCGATCACGGCTCGTGGCGCTGGCTGTTCGTGATCGGTGCGGCCCTGGTGATCTCCGCACTCGCGATGACCGCACGCTGGATCCCCGAACGCGGCGCGCGGCATCCCGGACGACTCGACTTCGCGGGCATGACACTGATGGCAGCCGGCCTCATCGCGGCATTGCTGGCCATCACGCAGGGCCCCGCGTGGGGCTGGCGCTCAGCGTCGGTCGCGGGACTGTTCGCCGCCGCGCTCCTCTTCCTGGCCGCGTTCGCAGTTGTCGAATCCCGGGTCGCCCATCCGCTGGTGGACCCGTCGCTGCTCACCGAGCGACCGCTTGCCGCAGCACATCTGGGCGCCCTGCTGCTTGGCGTCAATCAGTTCGCGGTGTACGTGTTGGTGCCCAAACTCGCCGAGCTACCGCAATCGGGCGGACCCGGCTTCGGGCTGTCGGTCACCGGCGCGGCCCTGGTGCTGTTGCCCGGAACCCTGCTGACCGTGCCGGCGAGCTGGGCGACGCCGTGGCTCGGGCGCCGCATCGGCGTGCGTGGGCCGCTGGTTGCGGGCCTGGCATTCGCCGCGATCGGCACAACGCTTCTGGCGCTCCTGCACCACACCGTGTGGCAGGCGGTGCTGAACTATGCGATCGCCAGCGCGGGTTGGGGGTTGGCCATGGCGTCGCTGCCCCGAATGGTGAACGCCGCGTGCCCGACGGCGCAGAGCGGCAGCGCCAACGGAGTCAACACTGTGGCGCGAACCGTCGGCGGCGCGGTGGGCGGCCAGCTCGCCGCGGCCCTACTCGCCAGTAGCGCCGTGTCGGCCACCGGGCTACCGACGGGTAACGGTTTCTCAACAGCGTTCTTCGTCGCCGCAGGCATCGCAGCGGTTGGCGCATCGGCCGTGACCCTGCCGATCTTCCGGAACCCTCCGGACACCCGGAGCCGTTGCACCGCTTGA
- a CDS encoding succinate dehydrogenase hydrophobic membrane anchor subunit, which translates to MQREHDRPAALDHPRAPRKPRGIPYFEKYAWLFMRFSGIALVFLALGHLFIMLMWQDGVYRIDFNYVAERWASPFWQIWDMALLWLAMIHGANGMRTIIGDYARKNTTKFWLNSLLLLATGFTLVLGSYVLVTFDANIS; encoded by the coding sequence ATGCAACGTGAACACGATCGTCCGGCAGCGCTCGATCACCCGCGGGCTCCGCGTAAGCCGCGCGGCATCCCGTACTTCGAGAAGTACGCCTGGCTGTTCATGCGGTTCTCCGGTATCGCTCTGGTCTTCCTCGCGCTCGGCCACCTGTTCATCATGCTGATGTGGCAGGACGGCGTGTACCGGATCGATTTCAACTATGTCGCCGAGCGCTGGGCCTCGCCGTTCTGGCAGATCTGGGACATGGCACTGCTCTGGTTGGCAATGATCCACGGCGCCAACGGCATGCGCACCATCATCGGTGACTACGCCCGGAAGAACACCACGAAATTCTGGCTGAACTCGCTGCTGCTGCTGGCGACCGGTTTCACGTTGGTGCTGGGCAGCTACGTGCTGGTCACCTTCGACGCGAACATTTCATAG
- a CDS encoding cutinase family protein, with the protein MMPMLVAIGTPPASAAPCPDVEVVFARGTGEPPGVGPTGQAFVDGLRQRVGDRTFGVYPVNYPATDQWATGVDGIRDAGAHVTSMAATCPDTKMVLGGYSQGAAVMGFVTSATVPDGVDPATVPKPLQPDIAEHVAAVVLYGTPNLRAMNFLGEPPVIIGPEYEAKTLKVCAPDDFVCSDGLNFAAHTSYGYNGLITQGVDFAAARLGLEPAPPAAPPAQWDQLPGPQAPPAPAPPAPAPAPPAPAPAAPAPAPLATP; encoded by the coding sequence ATGATGCCGATGTTGGTCGCGATCGGCACGCCGCCGGCGTCGGCGGCCCCTTGCCCCGATGTGGAGGTGGTATTCGCCCGCGGCACCGGCGAGCCACCGGGGGTCGGGCCGACGGGACAGGCCTTCGTCGACGGCCTGCGTCAGCGCGTCGGCGACAGAACATTCGGGGTGTATCCGGTCAACTACCCCGCCACCGACCAATGGGCCACCGGTGTCGACGGCATCCGTGATGCCGGTGCCCACGTCACCTCCATGGCAGCCACTTGCCCCGACACGAAGATGGTGCTCGGCGGATACTCGCAAGGCGCGGCCGTGATGGGCTTCGTCACCTCGGCCACCGTGCCCGACGGGGTCGACCCCGCGACCGTTCCCAAACCGCTGCAGCCCGACATCGCCGAGCATGTCGCCGCCGTCGTCCTGTACGGGACGCCGAATCTTCGCGCGATGAACTTCCTCGGTGAACCGCCCGTCATCATCGGACCGGAGTACGAGGCCAAGACCCTCAAGGTGTGCGCCCCCGATGACTTCGTCTGCTCGGACGGGCTGAACTTCGCCGCGCACACGTCCTACGGCTACAACGGTCTGATCACACAAGGGGTCGACTTTGCCGCCGCGCGGCTCGGGCTGGAACCGGCGCCGCCCGCGGCACCGCCCGCTCAGTGGGACCAGCTACCCGGACCACAGGCCCCGCCGGCACCCGCACCGCCTGCACCGGCACCGGCACCGCCGGCACCCGCACCGGCCGCACCTGCACCCGCACCACTCGCGACGCCCTAG